In Chitinophaga varians, the following are encoded in one genomic region:
- a CDS encoding Gfo/Idh/MocA family oxidoreductase, translating to MNHNNSRRSFLKQAALATLATATPGLLMAAAKPHVRKIGPNEKVNLAFIGIGNRGGEIAQALYKTGLANIVALCDVDMGAPHTLEVMKMFPNVPRFQDFRQMFDKMGNQIDAVSIGVPDFSHFPITMMAIGLGKHVYVEKPMARTFNEVELMMKAARKHPKVVTQMGNQGHSEANYFQFKAWTEAGIIKDVTAITAHMNSPRRWHGWNPNITSFPAAEQAPATLDWNIWQMATQGHSYNKDFVNGQWRCWFDFGMGALGDWGAHIIDTAHQFLDLGLPYEVDPVKLTGHNNFFYPMSSTLAFKFPKRGNMPALDITWYDGVDNLPPIPAGYGVSGLDPNIPPPSNGPIAPAKLNPGKIIYSKELTFKGGSHGSTLSIIPEEKAKAMADKLPVVPASPSNHFKNFLLACKGEEQTRSPFAIAGPLSQVFCLGVLAQWTGEKLQFDREKKIITNNKHANELLVGPPPRKGWEQYYKV from the coding sequence ATGAATCACAATAACTCAAGACGGAGTTTCCTGAAGCAAGCGGCGCTGGCCACCCTGGCCACCGCTACGCCAGGTCTGCTGATGGCTGCAGCGAAGCCGCATGTACGCAAAATAGGACCTAATGAAAAAGTCAACCTTGCCTTCATTGGCATCGGCAACAGAGGCGGAGAGATAGCCCAGGCGCTCTACAAGACCGGACTGGCAAACATTGTGGCGCTTTGTGACGTAGACATGGGCGCGCCGCATACCCTGGAGGTCATGAAGATGTTCCCTAACGTACCTCGCTTCCAGGACTTCCGTCAGATGTTCGACAAGATGGGCAACCAGATTGATGCCGTGTCCATCGGTGTGCCTGACTTCTCACATTTCCCGATCACGATGATGGCGATAGGCCTGGGCAAACACGTGTATGTAGAAAAACCCATGGCACGCACCTTCAACGAAGTGGAACTGATGATGAAGGCCGCCCGCAAACATCCGAAAGTAGTGACACAAATGGGCAACCAGGGGCATTCTGAAGCCAATTACTTCCAGTTTAAAGCCTGGACAGAAGCCGGTATCATCAAAGATGTAACAGCCATTACTGCCCATATGAACTCCCCACGGCGCTGGCATGGCTGGAACCCTAATATCACTTCGTTCCCGGCCGCAGAGCAGGCGCCTGCCACCCTCGACTGGAACATCTGGCAGATGGCGACACAGGGTCACTCCTATAATAAAGATTTCGTAAACGGTCAATGGCGCTGCTGGTTCGACTTCGGCATGGGCGCACTGGGAGACTGGGGCGCGCATATCATTGATACCGCCCATCAATTCCTCGATCTGGGCCTGCCGTACGAAGTTGACCCGGTCAAGCTCACCGGCCACAACAACTTCTTCTACCCGATGTCTTCCACACTGGCATTCAAATTCCCTAAAAGAGGAAATATGCCCGCACTGGACATCACCTGGTACGACGGCGTGGACAACCTGCCGCCCATTCCCGCCGGATACGGCGTATCAGGGCTCGATCCCAATATCCCGCCCCCAAGCAACGGGCCTATTGCACCTGCCAAACTCAATCCCGGTAAGATCATCTACAGTAAAGAACTTACTTTTAAGGGAGGCTCTCACGGCAGTACGCTCTCCATCATTCCGGAGGAAAAAGCAAAAGCAATGGCAGACAAACTGCCGGTAGTGCCGGCAAGCCCGTCCAACCACTTTAAGAACTTCCTGCTGGCATGTAAAGGTGAAGAGCAGACACGGTCTCCGTTCGCTATTGCCGGTCCGCTCAGCCAGGTGTTCTGCCTCGGCGTACTGGCGCAGTGGACTGGTGAGAAACTACAGTTCGACCGGGAAAAGAAAATCATTACCAATAACAAACACGCCAACGAACTGCTGGTCGGCCCACCACCGAGAAAAGGCTGGGAACAGTATTATAAAGTTTAA
- a CDS encoding terpene synthase family protein, which yields MKPAQFNPRDYLPLNFYPWPNLVNPHLEQMGRDMESWIDNDYTFLTPEQVLKYKKMRLHACTACMWPDLTYEQTIPCNRFMLQYVVLDDQLEDLSLEEKQQQRIRCMEILNGAALLPEENAIYQHLALIRDEFRAFMPETWMQRFIRYFYLTFRYGIEVEHSYKAANQPPPSFVVYKAIREYAVLMYPYLVLGEIESGLVLPDHIIDHCVFQRMMTLMVRIIIWQNDIHSLPKELAKGTEVFNVIFVLQRQYGLSLEDACKETLRIHNADLDELLTLHKEYREFGEYQEHVDKFVYYFGLGVQGVNTFYVQETERYLPGGKGFAWPEKNTAI from the coding sequence ATGAAGCCAGCACAATTTAACCCAAGGGACTATTTACCTTTAAATTTCTATCCATGGCCCAATCTGGTCAACCCACATCTTGAACAAATGGGCAGGGATATGGAATCCTGGATCGATAATGACTATACTTTCCTGACACCGGAACAGGTATTGAAGTACAAAAAAATGCGGTTACATGCCTGTACGGCCTGCATGTGGCCTGATTTAACGTACGAGCAAACCATTCCCTGTAACAGGTTTATGCTCCAGTATGTTGTGCTCGACGATCAACTGGAAGATTTATCGCTTGAAGAAAAGCAACAACAGCGTATCCGTTGCATGGAAATTCTGAACGGCGCCGCCCTGCTGCCCGAGGAAAATGCAATTTACCAGCACCTGGCGCTTATCCGGGACGAGTTCCGTGCGTTTATGCCTGAAACATGGATGCAGCGTTTCATTCGATACTTCTATCTGACATTCAGGTATGGAATTGAAGTCGAACATTCCTATAAAGCAGCCAATCAGCCTCCACCCTCTTTCGTTGTTTACAAAGCAATCCGCGAATATGCCGTGCTGATGTATCCTTACCTGGTACTCGGGGAGATTGAATCGGGCCTGGTTTTACCCGATCATATCATTGACCATTGCGTCTTTCAGCGAATGATGACCCTGATGGTGAGAATTATAATATGGCAAAATGATATTCACTCCTTACCCAAAGAGTTGGCCAAAGGAACGGAGGTTTTTAATGTAATTTTTGTACTTCAAAGGCAGTATGGCCTTTCCCTGGAAGATGCCTGCAAAGAGACCTTGCGGATTCACAATGCGGACCTTGACGAGCTGCTTACTTTACACAAAGAGTATCGGGAATTCGGAGAGTACCAGGAACATGTGGACAAATTCGTCTACTATTTTGGGCTTGGCGTTCAGGGGGTGAATACATTTTATGTACAGGAAACAGAAAGATATTTACCCGGAGGAAAAGGATTTGCATGGCCGGAGAAAAACACCGCTATATAA